A genomic region of Arachis stenosperma cultivar V10309 chromosome 9, arast.V10309.gnm1.PFL2, whole genome shotgun sequence contains the following coding sequences:
- the LOC130949206 gene encoding uncharacterized protein LOC130949206, which produces MDISNANYNSILHINGDFQEVKDFRKSVIMSGVPAATQVFQITGEPTYSIEEDLLNHSIYKPISELKDSIENGLFVTIDTVISIDPKNGFSINMRVTDETDTASFLLCDKEASKFFGIFASDLKLAQLTRGGVNEEYPTELNSLMGKKFLFKVSVKMEDLNAFQSYRIIVTKLCGDNSVITKFTAKNSLDEHNMGMDNYELLSMNTDSAETPKGTISPSVETLSQGTNDAFSTPNDKIITGGWSKKLIKLYPDSGHASFSRKVTMGVTATIVEIHDD; this is translated from the exons ATGGATATATCAAATGCCAACTACAATTCCATTCTACACATCAATGGTGATTTTCAAGAGGTCAAGGATTTTCGAAAGAG TGTCATAATGTCAGGTGTACCTGCTGCAACTCAAGTTTTCCAAATAACGGGAGAACCGACATATTCAATTGAAGAGGACCTACTTAACCATTCCATTTATAAGCCCATATCCGAGCTGAAGGATTCAATTGAG AATGGGCTCTTTGTCACTATTGACACAGTTATATCCATTGATCCTAAGAATGG GTTTAGCATAAACATGCGAGTTACTGATGAGACTGATACGGCTTCCTTCCTACTGTGCGATAAGGAAGCGTCCAAATTCTTTGGTATATTCGCATCCGATCTCAAacttgcacaactaaccagg GGTGGAGTTAATGAAGAATATCCAACAGAGCTTAACTCACTGATGGGAAAGAAATTTCTGTTCAAAGTTTCTGTGAAAATGGAAGATCTGAATGCATTCCAATCATATAGGATAATTGTTACTAAACTCTGTGGGGACAACTCAGTTATAACAAAATTTACTGCAAAGAATAGCTTAGACGAG CACAATATGGGTATGGATAATTATGAACTGCTGAGCATGAACACTGACTCTGCTGAAACTCCAAAG GGTACAATTTCTCCCTCTGTTGAGACTCTATCCCAGGGAACAAATGATGCATTCTCAACTCCAAATGATAAAATCATCACTGGTGGGTGGTCTAAGAAGCTGATCAAGCTATACCCAGATTCTGGCCATGCATCATTCTCCAGGAAAGTGACAATGGGTGTCACTGCAACCATTGTCGAGATTCATGATGATTAG